From Brassica oleracea var. oleracea cultivar TO1000 chromosome C3, BOL, whole genome shotgun sequence, a single genomic window includes:
- the LOC106331147 gene encoding uncharacterized protein LOC106331147, translated as MAIGYHVLTGIVMILVISGELVPGKGTCQGDIQGLMRECAVYVQRPGPKVNPSAACCKVVKRSDIHCACGRITASVQKMIDMDKVVHVTAFCGKPLAHGTKCGSYVVP; from the exons ATGGCGATAGGTTATCATGTTTTAACCGGTATAGTAATGATCCTTGTCATATCAGGAGAACTAGTTCCAGGGAAAGGGACGTGCCAAGGAGACATCCAAGGTCTGATGAGAGAGTGTGCGGTCTATGTCCAGCGTCCAGGTCCAAAGGTAAACCCTTCCGCAGCATGCTGCAAAGTTGTTAAGAGATCAGACATACATTGCGCATGTGGTCGTATCACAGCCTCAGTCCAGAAAATGATAGACATGGATAAGGTTGTTCATGTTACTGCCTTTTGTGGCAAACCTCTCGCTCATGGTACCAAGTGTGGAA GTTACGTTGTACCATGA